Proteins encoded together in one Flavobacterium keumense window:
- the mfd gene encoding transcription-repair coupling factor, translating to MSKTIYSIYDNSPKTEQIASLLGQNNTPKVHLSGLVGSSISFVIRSVFKKSELPFLLILNDKEEAAYYLNDLEQMIGDQDVLFYPASFRRPYQIEETDNANVLLRAEVLNRINSRKKPAIIVSYPEALFEKVVTRKELDKNTLKVAVGDQISIDFINEVLFEYEFKRVDFITEPGEFSVRGGIVDVFSFSNDNPYRIEFFGNEVDSIRTFDVATQLSLEQQKKIAIIPNVENKLFQENRESFLDYISEKTVLFIQNTEGFLSQLDKQFGKAEEAFEKLSKDIKHARPEQLFLNQEQFIKRALDFSVVELASKSIFKTTKKFDFYIQPQPSFNKQFDLLLNNLNDNHFNGYKNYLFCSNDNQAKRFHDIFETLDEANSENIRKQYNTIVLPLYQGFIDEENQITCYTDHQIFERYHKFSIKNGYSKKQNITLKELTSLSVGDYVTHIDHGIGKFGGLQKIQVEGKTQEAIKLVYADNDIVYVSIHSLHKISRYNGKDGTPPKIYKLGSNAWKVLKQKTKARVKHIAFNLIQLYAKRRLEKGFQYAPDSYLQNELESSFIYEDTPDQTKATQEVKADMESDRPMDRLVCGDVGFGKTEVAIRAAFKAVDNSKQVAVLVPTTILAYQHYRTFSERLKDMPVTVGYLNRFRTAKQKAETLKQLAEGKLDIVIGTHQLVNKNVVFKDLGLLIVDEEQKFGVNVKDKLKTIAANVDTLTLTATPIPRTLQFSLMAARDLSVITSPPPNRYPIETNVVGFNEELIRDAISYEIQRNGQVFFINNRIENIKEIAGMIQRLVPNARVGIGHGQMDGAKLEELMLAFMNGEFDVLVATTIIESGLDVPNANTIFINNANNFGLSDLHQMRGRVGRSNKKAFCYFVCPPYSAMTEDARKRIQALEQFSELGSGFNIAMKDLEIRGAGDLLGGEQSGFINEIGFDTYQKIMNEAIEELKENEFKDLYPEQNDIETKEYVKDLQLDTDFELLFPDEYINTVSERLLLYNELADIKDEASLLNYQNKLIDRFGPLPKQAVSLLSSMKIKWIATRLGIEKLVMKQGKMIGYFVSDQQSDYYQSGRFHQVLQFVQKQSALCKMKEKQTPNGLRLLLTFDNVKSIRRALELMELIGN from the coding sequence TTGAGTAAAACAATCTATTCTATTTACGATAATTCACCTAAAACAGAGCAAATAGCTTCACTGTTAGGGCAAAATAATACTCCAAAAGTACACCTTTCGGGCTTGGTTGGATCTTCGATTTCATTTGTAATTCGTTCTGTTTTTAAAAAATCAGAATTACCGTTTTTACTCATTTTAAACGATAAAGAAGAAGCCGCCTATTATTTGAATGATTTGGAACAAATGATTGGCGACCAAGATGTTTTGTTTTATCCCGCTTCGTTTCGTCGTCCGTATCAAATAGAAGAAACTGACAATGCGAATGTTTTGCTTCGCGCGGAAGTACTTAATCGCATCAATTCACGCAAAAAACCAGCCATTATTGTCAGTTATCCCGAGGCGCTTTTTGAAAAAGTAGTTACTCGAAAGGAATTGGATAAAAATACGCTAAAAGTAGCGGTGGGCGATCAAATTTCGATTGATTTTATCAACGAGGTTTTGTTCGAATACGAATTCAAAAGAGTTGATTTTATAACCGAACCTGGTGAATTTTCTGTTCGTGGAGGTATTGTCGATGTGTTTTCATTTTCGAATGATAATCCGTACCGAATCGAGTTTTTTGGTAACGAAGTCGATAGTATTCGAACCTTTGATGTGGCAACGCAATTGTCATTGGAACAACAAAAGAAAATTGCGATTATTCCGAATGTAGAAAATAAGCTTTTTCAAGAAAATCGAGAAAGTTTTTTAGATTATATCTCAGAGAAAACGGTTCTTTTTATTCAAAATACCGAAGGCTTTTTAAGTCAATTGGACAAACAATTTGGCAAGGCCGAAGAAGCGTTTGAAAAACTATCCAAAGACATCAAACACGCTAGACCGGAGCAGTTATTCTTGAATCAAGAGCAATTTATAAAAAGAGCTTTGGATTTTTCGGTAGTCGAATTGGCTTCCAAGTCCATTTTTAAAACCACAAAAAAATTCGATTTTTATATTCAGCCGCAACCGTCTTTTAACAAGCAATTTGATTTGTTGTTGAACAATTTGAACGACAATCATTTTAATGGTTATAAAAATTATTTGTTCTGTTCCAATGATAATCAAGCCAAGCGTTTTCACGATATTTTCGAAACTTTGGATGAGGCCAATTCAGAAAACATTCGCAAGCAATACAATACGATAGTATTGCCTTTGTACCAAGGATTTATTGACGAAGAAAATCAAATTACCTGTTACACGGACCATCAGATTTTTGAACGCTATCACAAATTCAGCATCAAAAATGGCTATTCTAAAAAACAGAATATCACCTTAAAAGAGCTGACTTCGCTTTCGGTCGGTGATTATGTAACTCATATCGATCACGGAATTGGAAAATTCGGGGGTTTGCAAAAAATTCAAGTAGAAGGCAAAACACAAGAAGCTATTAAGTTGGTTTATGCCGATAATGACATTGTGTATGTGAGTATTCACTCTTTACATAAAATTTCAAGATACAATGGCAAAGACGGCACGCCACCTAAAATTTATAAATTAGGATCGAATGCTTGGAAAGTTTTAAAACAAAAAACCAAAGCACGAGTAAAACATATTGCGTTCAATTTGATTCAGTTGTATGCCAAAAGGCGTTTGGAAAAAGGCTTTCAATATGCGCCCGATAGTTATTTGCAAAACGAATTAGAAAGTTCGTTCATTTACGAAGATACGCCAGATCAAACCAAAGCCACTCAAGAGGTAAAAGCCGACATGGAAAGTGACCGCCCAATGGATCGTTTAGTTTGTGGCGATGTAGGTTTTGGAAAAACAGAAGTCGCTATTCGAGCTGCTTTTAAGGCAGTGGATAATAGTAAACAAGTCGCTGTTTTAGTACCTACCACTATTTTGGCATACCAACATTACCGCACTTTTTCGGAGCGATTGAAAGACATGCCAGTTACGGTGGGCTATTTGAATCGGTTTAGAACTGCCAAACAAAAAGCAGAAACTCTCAAGCAATTGGCCGAAGGAAAATTGGATATTGTCATTGGAACCCATCAATTAGTGAATAAAAATGTGGTTTTCAAAGACCTCGGATTGTTGATTGTTGACGAAGAACAAAAATTTGGAGTAAATGTCAAGGACAAACTCAAAACCATTGCGGCCAATGTAGATACGTTGACTTTAACTGCAACTCCTATCCCAAGAACCTTGCAATTTTCGTTAATGGCTGCCCGAGATTTATCGGTAATCACGTCACCGCCGCCCAATCGTTATCCTATTGAGACGAATGTGGTGGGATTCAATGAAGAGTTGATTCGCGATGCCATTTCGTATGAAATTCAGCGCAACGGACAAGTATTTTTCATCAATAACCGCATTGAAAACATCAAGGAAATTGCCGGAATGATTCAGCGATTGGTGCCGAATGCCCGAGTGGGAATTGGTCACGGCCAAATGGATGGAGCTAAACTCGAAGAACTGATGTTGGCCTTTATGAATGGTGAATTTGATGTTTTGGTAGCGACGACCATTATCGAAAGTGGTTTAGATGTACCAAATGCTAACACGATTTTTATCAATAATGCCAATAATTTTGGACTGTCTGATTTGCATCAAATGCGAGGTCGAGTAGGGCGTAGCAACAAAAAAGCGTTTTGCTATTTTGTTTGTCCGCCATATTCTGCAATGACGGAAGACGCGCGGAAACGAATTCAGGCTTTGGAACAATTTAGTGAATTGGGTAGTGGGTTTAACATTGCCATGAAAGATTTGGAAATTCGTGGTGCAGGAGATTTGTTAGGAGGAGAACAAAGTGGTTTCATCAACGAAATTGGTTTTGATACCTACCAAAAAATCATGAACGAAGCCATTGAAGAGCTGAAAGAAAACGAATTCAAGGATTTGTATCCAGAGCAAAACGATATCGAAACCAAAGAATACGTCAAAGATTTGCAATTGGACACGGATTTCGAATTGTTGTTCCCTGACGAATACATTAATACCGTTTCAGAACGACTGCTGTTGTATAATGAATTAGCAGACATTAAAGACGAAGCTTCACTTTTGAATTATCAAAATAAGTTGATTGACCGTTTTGGGCCTTTACCTAAACAAGCCGTTTCTTTGCTAAGCAGCATGAAAATCAAATGGATTGCTACCCGTTTAGGAATTGAAAAATTGGTCATGAAACAAGGTAAAATGATTGGGTATTTTGTGTCTGATCAACAATCGGATTATTACCAATCGGGTCGTTTCCATCAAGTGCT